TGTCCGGGCTGCTCGGTCTTGCTATCAAGGGTTCAAGCTCACTGAGGTCCAGCACAATCTCTTTGTCATACCCGGCATCGTCATCGGGGCCTATCTCTACCCAATCCTTTTCCCTCCTCTGATGGCTCAAACACGCTCGGGTAATTTTATCACTGGGGAAAACCGAGGTCGTCGCGCCCAGCTCCGCTCCCATGTTAGTGATGGTAGAACGCTCGGGCGCCTCAAAACACTTTATCCCGGGTCCGCCGTACTCAAAAATCCTTCCGGTCCCACCTTTAACGGTAAGCATCTGCAGGAGTTTCAGTATCACGTCTTTTGCCGCCACCCAGGGGCCCGGCTTGCCGACAAGCCTCACCAGTACCACCTCAGGCATGGTCATAAAAAACGGCGCGCCGGCCATAGCCATCGCAACGTCGAGACCTCCCGCGCCTATCGCAATCATCCCGAGACCGCCGCACGTGGGGGTATGGCTGTCGGAACCTAGCATAAGCTGCCCCGGTACGGCGAAGCGCTCACGGTGTACCTGGTGACAGATGCCGTTTCCGGGCCTGGAATAGTATAGACCATATTTGGCCGCTACAGTCTGGAGGTACAGGTGGTCGTCGGCATTCTCCACGCTCGTCTGCAGCGTGTTGTGGTCCACGTAGCTGATGGACACCGCGGTGCGGACCCGCGGTACGCCCATGGCCTCAAACTGCAGGTAGGCCATGGTACCCGTAGCATCCTGGGTCAGGGTCTGATCTACCGATACCCCTATCTCAGTACCGGCCTTCAGCTCACCGGAGACAAGGTGGGCCTTCAGTATCTTTTCAACCAGGTTCATGCCCATGACGTAGCCTCTGACCGAATAAAAAATCCCACCTGAAGAAGGTGGGATTTTTTTAGAATTACCTCCACTCTAAACCTCTCTGGCTTAGTTATAAACGCTTTACCACAGGTCTCTTACAGCGGCTCTGGCGCTACAGAGGCCTTCTCAAAATTATGGCTCTTGTGAGTACCATGACACTCCTGGCACGCCGGCGCGCGCCCCCTCCTGACGGCCCACTTGGCGATAAACTGGCCATGCAAGGAGTTTGCGGACATATCAAGCGCGGAATGGTCCGGGAATGCGCCTCCGGTGTGGCACTTCTCACAGGCTCCGGCCTTCGACGCCTGCTCTTTGGAGAACACGTGCCCCATGTGACACGAACCGCAGTCCTCGCCGGTCTCGTCCCACGGGCGCACCATGCCGAAGCGGTGACAGTCTTTGCACAGGTACATGCTCAGCAGCTTGGTACTGAGCTCTTCCCCGCCCAAAACGGCGACCACCCTGCCCTGTATGTGCTTCGTGCCTTTAAACTCATTGTATGCCTTCTCATGACACTGTGCACAAGTGGCGCCCGTAACGTGTCCCGACCTCTCCTTGATTACGCTGTGGTCGTTTCCGTGGCACCCGTCACAGGTCACACCTTTTTCGGCGTGCCGGCCATTCGTCCACTCCTTTACGACCTCGGGTGTGGTGTTCTTATGGCAGCCCAGGCACTCAACGTCCTTATACGTACCAATCGGTTCTATCTTGGCCTTGGGGTGAGATTTCTTCATCTCGGTGTACGCCTTGAACAGGTCTCCCGGCATGTGCGGGTGTACCAGGCCTGCATGACACTCTACGCAGAGAATCTGTTTGAGTACGCCTTCGCCTATCTTGCGCGTGCTCTTCAATACGGTGGGTACGTGTGTCTTGTCTTTCG
The window above is part of the Candidatus Bathyanammoxibius amoris genome. Proteins encoded here:
- a CDS encoding cytochrome c3 family protein, with the translated sequence MAEEDTEHHHGHSHHHGHDHDDDECGCLRTKAVNWVKENKKTVGIGLVIFLAVFMIGNLKMYHYSETVAFCGKLCHEMDIHYTSFMESKHHNEHVHNCHECHVGAGLAGFLHAKLSDGTHDTIEHLKGTFSDGRIIEVAEDSIPIINSNCVRCHSEEYTKDKTHVPTVLKSTRKIGEGVLKQILCVECHAGLVHPHMPGDLFKAYTEMKKSHPKAKIEPIGTYKDVECLGCHKNTTPEVVKEWTNGRHAEKGVTCDGCHGNDHSVIKERSGHVTGATCAQCHEKAYNEFKGTKHIQGRVVAVLGGEELSTKLLSMYLCKDCHRFGMVRPWDETGEDCGSCHMGHVFSKEQASKAGACEKCHTGGAFPDHSALDMSANSLHGQFIAKWAVRRGRAPACQECHGTHKSHNFEKASVAPEPL